Proteins co-encoded in one Epinephelus moara isolate mb chromosome 11, YSFRI_EMoa_1.0, whole genome shotgun sequence genomic window:
- the LOC126398158 gene encoding t-SNARE domain-containing protein 1-like, with translation MAEKTSKMDFTENEIEVLVREVEARKIILFGGHRSGVTNKRKTSEWQHVVTAVNSVSATVRSVAEVRKKWCDLKMEAKSRVAWHRQSVSATGGGQGTPEPTPLDTKIASILGTASVCDIVSEREGDTDLAETTEETDTLELEAGDEEVPGTTCPGTVAAGLAVPSTSALSTSASRAHGAPGSGRVLTDTVLQTQRDTISAINEVRDELQQIRTVMSNMCDVMSEIASSIKDLVKK, from the exons ATGGCAGAGAAGACAAGTAAAATGGATTTCACGGAGAACGAAATAGAGGTGCTTGTGAGGGAGGTGGAAGCCAGGAAAATTATATTATTTGGTGGTCACCGTAGTGGCGtcactaataaaagaaaaacaagtgagTGGCAGCACGTCGTCACCGCTGTAAATAGTGTGAGTGCCACAGTCAGATCTGTGGCAGAGGTGAGGAAGAAGTGGTGTGATCTGAAGATGGAGGCCAAGAGTAGAGTGGCATGGCACCGTCAAAGCGTGTCTGCTACAGGTGGGGGCCAGGGCACACCCGAGCCCACACCGCTGGACACCAAAATAGCCTCCATCCTTGGGACGGCCAGCGTGTGTGACATAGTGTCGGAGAGGGAAGGAGACACAGATTTGGCGGAGACCACAGAGGAGACCG ACACTCTAGAGTTGGAAGCGGGTGACGAGGAGGTTCCCGGCACGACGTGTCCTGGCACCGTGGCCGCAGGTCTGGCTGTCCCCAGCACCAGTGCGCTCAGCACCAGTGCGTCCCGAGCGCATGGCGCACCTGGAAGTGGCCGGGTCCTGACCGACACTGTCCTGCAAACGCAGAGGGACACCATCAGTGCAATCAATGAAGTCAGAGACGAACTCCAACAAATACGTACAGTCATGAGtaacatgtgtgatgtcatgtcTGAAATTGCCAGCTCCATTAAAGatcttgttaaaaaatga